tcttaagCTTGAGTGTCCTTTCCTGAGcctccctttgcctctttccCAGACTATCAAGACAGTGACCCCTTCCCTCAGCTAACCTTCAACCTTCTATTTCCCTGACCTTGTGAGGGTGGCCCAGGAGAGAGGGCCATGGCAATACTCTGGAGCAGGAGCCAGGATACCTGGCTCTAGTCCTGGCTGTACCTCCAACTGTGGCCTTGGGCCAGTCACTTCTCTTTGGGTCTTGGTTTCATTGTAAGATGATGGGGTTATAGAGAAGATGATTTCTGAGGCCCCTCTGACAACCTCAGATTCTAAGAAGGCTTAGACTGGTGCATTGTTATCTGCTGGTCTGGGCTGCATTGTTATCTAGGAGTCGCTTTGGACTGGTTTGTTAGGCTGGTAGGTCTGGAATGATGATGGGGGCTGGGCCAGTGATCCTGAAATTCACCCTGCAAGCCTTTCCCAGAAAGCCTTGTGCCTTGATTGTGTATTCCCTCTGACATCCTGCtctatttcccctttcttttccttttcttagagACCTCTCCCTTTTTCTCACTTTTGCCTGTCTggtctttgtcatttttcttttcttttcttttcttttttttttcttaaagatttttatttatttattcatgagagacacagagaggcagagacacaggctgagggagaagcagggtccttgcagggagcctgatgcaggacttgatcccaggaccccaggatcatgacctgagctaaaggcagacactcaaccgcacCTGATGCACCAGGTGCACATggtctttgtcatttttcttttgtagtaaGGCTGTGAAGGGGAATGTGGGTAGTGTGTTTGCCAgatacatagtaggtgctctaGAAGTATCAGTTACGGTGACTGGCTACTAGGGCAGGACGAGTACAGCTCACCTCGTTGATGTAACACATGCTCGGAGTTCAGAAACGTATGCACAGCCCAACCCTAACTCCTCTCCTTTGCCACTCCTTTCCCCCAGGATTGCCTGTGCTTTTatgacttctttttctccttcaaagCTACTAACTGATAATTTTATCAGATTTCAGCTGTTTAAAACAGTTGCGGTAGGGGGAGGGACACGCTGATTGCTGTGTTTTTCAGTTACATTCATGCATTTCACTGACCTTTTGGATCTCTTCACTCTCACTGATGTGGTGGATGGATTCTGGGATGAAGAGGAGAGTTGGGCACCCTCCTCTCGAGGAGGGCAAAGACACACCAGTCACAAATAGTCATTTTTGCTGTGTGGTTTTGTTAAAGagtgtttttcccttttgttaaCCCTTCTATTAATAGGGTTTTGTTCTTTGGATTTTGGGGGTTTGACAGTGTTTTAAAACCAATCTACACATTTCCAAAATGTGGTAATAGTTGTAGTTGAGGAAAAAGGACTAGCTTACTGGGCAGAGCATCAGTTCTAACTTCAGAAGATCTGGAGCTCTGTGTCAGTTCTTTGTGACTCtaagtaaattattattatttaagtttcCTGGAAAGGTCAGGTTcccccctcactgcctgtctcAGTAGGGTTCAGTGGAGATGAATGAGAAGTAATTACTCTGTATTCCTCAGGAAAAATATGTTATAGACTGTGGAAATGCCATTTACCTAGCCAGGCCTCCTACTTCAGGATAGGTAGCTAAGTTTACCCTGTTCCCACCAAAGCCAGCAGGATTTTATTAGAAAAGATCCATCGAAGTTAGTGGGTTTACAGGTCACTATCAAGGATAGAACAGAGCACCCATATATATGTGACATCAGTGGGagatacagaaaggaagaaaacagtggGAAGCTACCGATCTTGCTCTCAAAAGATCTTATGGTCAGTCATAAGGAGACACATAACAGCAAGAAATACAAACAAGTGTGAATGAAAATAGCtgactatacatatatataggtaCAGATGTAGACAAGTGGTGAGGTTGTGTGTCCCTGGCTAAGCCAAGTGGGGGTGCAGGCTCAGAAATTTGTGAATTTGTATTATGTGCTCACTGATACTCATTGGTTTGGTTGGTAAATTGAAAGTTGTGACTTTCTAGCCTTAGGGAACCTAAGCACTAGAGAGGGGGTCTCTATGGGGCTCGCAAAAGTGAAGTTCTGTACTTTGAGGATACCCAGGTTTGGGCTTGGGGTGGGTAGGACTCTGTGCACTTGTGTTATAGAATGGGACATGCTTCTCCCACCTACTCTACTCTTTTCATATCTCTAGGACTGATCTAGGCCTTCTGAGAATTCTCCCTACCTGCTTCTGACGAGAGTATAGCAAAGTCTGGAAGAAATAGCATGGGCTTTGAAGTCAGGGAGATGTGGATTTGATTCTGGTGCTATCACTGGTTTCTGTGTATTTATCACATGAAGTTGGGCAAGTCACAATCTCAATTTTCAAGCCTTAGCTTCCCCACCTATataatagaaataagaatatataacCTACTTTGCAAGGATACAACCAACTTTGGTTGGTTGTAAGTATTAAATGAAATTGAACGTAAGGGCTTGACGTAAAGATAGCACTCAATAAATTCCTTAATACCTCAGCTACATTGCTTTATGCTCCCTGGTAAGGCTGTGTGGAACTGCTGGACACAGGTATTTCCTAGGTATCATGAAGGATAAATAACGCGAGCTCATAGGTACATCTGAATCTTGTGCCTTctccagaaatgaaagagatgatgTTGTGAGCAGAGTCTCCTCCACTTGTAGATAGCTGGGTAGTCCATGGGGCAAGCCAACAACATCTTACGGGTCGTGTGCCTCCTGGCTCAGAGGCCTAGGGCTGGGCCACTTAGCCCCTCAGACACTGTTCCCCAGTATGGAGACTCTGATGGTCTTTCCTAACAGGCTTCACTGGAAACAGATCCCGCGAGTTCCAGGCGCCTCCACTGGGAACTTGGGAGatcctgcttcctgcttcccagACCACAGCTGTGGGGAACTTGGGGTGAAGCAGAGAAGTTTCTGTATTCAGCTGCCCAGGCAGAGGAGAATGGGGTCTCCACAGCCTGAAGAATGAAGACACGACAGAATAAAGACTCAGTGAGTAACAGCTAAAACGAGAGACATGAAAGACGAGGGGCAAAGTAACTAGGGGTGAGGGCCTGGAGAGGAAGAATAGAAATAAGGCACATGGTAAAGTTAGgtgctctgtgaaaaaaaaaccctacactACCcgcttccctccttctcccacagATGTCAATGAGGAGTGGACGGAAGAAAGAGGCCCCTGGGCCCCGGGAAGAACTGAGATCGAGGGGCCGGGCCTCCCCTGGAGGGGTCAGCACGTCCAGCAGTGATGGCAAAGCCGAGAAGTCTAGGCAGACAGCCAAGGTATTCTGTCTTCAGGTCCTCCCACAGGATGCCCAGACACTAGGGCCGAGGGCGTACGTGTGTGCGTGCTGTGAGGGACCTTCCTGTCTGGCAGAGGGGAACGGTGGAGGCTTGGGAGGCATAAGACAGGaatattctctttctcctgaACAGAAGGCCCGTGTGGAAGAAGCCTCCACCCCAAAGGTCAGCAAGCAGGGCCGGAGCGAGGAGATCTCAGAGAGCGAAAGTGAGGAGACCAATGCACCAAAAAAGACCAAAACTGAGGTGGGAGACCCTGACCCATTTTCTCATCACTCGTTCCTGAAAACTCCCTTCCACTCCTGATTCCTACTTGAATCTTGCCTGATATAGGAGGGAAAAGTCCTATTGCTGTGCCTGTTAAAGGAGTCCTGTCTGTAATGTGTCACAGATCTTTAGGGCTAGTAGCCAGCCCACCAGATGACCAGGCAGGGCCAGAGGGGACTGGGAGAGTGAGGAGGATTCCAGCCTTTCCTTTTCAAGGTCCTGGTTCTCAtgaaggggctggggaggaggttAAAGGTGAGAGGTCTTCGTGGAAGGAACAaataaatcataaggaaaatgcaGGAGTGGTCTTTTTAAGAACCAAGGGTTTCTGGCATGTGTAGTTAAATAGGGTAaaggagatgggggtgggtgAGTATGAGCTAGTGGAAGAGAGGGATTTGGGCTTAGCTGTGGATGGTGGGCGAAGGTGCTTGAGATGGACATTGAGGAAGGAATGCAGTTTTCCAAGGAGGGAAACAAGACTGGCTGCCAGGGAGTCACTGACAATGTGGGGAGACAGGGGCATCCCCACATGTGGCAGGGAGGTGGGCTTGAGCAAGAGTATTCATCACATGGTACAGTGGTGTGCTGGGAGGGGGAAATGATTTTGTGCAAGGGAGGCCCGAAATCTAGGGGaagcaaggaaaaagaagagagatgaaaTGATCCTCCTTTTTCTGCAGCAGGAGCTCCCTCGGCCACAGTCTCCCTCCGATCTGGATAGTTTAGATGGGCGGAGCCTCAATGATGATGGCAGCAGTGACCCTAGGGATATTGACCAGGATAACCGAAGCACGTCTCCTAGCATCTACAGCCCTGGAAGCGTGGAGAATGACTCCGACTCATCTTCTGGCCTTTCCCAGGGCCCAGCCCGCCCCTACCACCCACCTCcactctttcctccctcccccccgccgCCAGACAGTGCCCCCCGACAGCCAGAGCCTGGTTTTGAACCCCATCCTTCTGTGACACCCACTGGATATCATGCTCCCATGGAGCCCCCCCCATCTCGAATGTTCCAggctcctcctggggcccctccccctcatcCACAGCTCTACTCTGGGGGCACTGGTGGAGGAGTTTTGTCTGGACCTCCAATAGGTCCCAAGGGAGGAGGAGCTGCCTCTTCAGTGGGGGCTCCTAGTGGGGGCAAacagcaccccccacccaccacccccattTCCATATCAAGCTCTGGGGCTGGTGGTGCTCCTCCAACAAAACCACCTAACACTTCAGTGGGTGGTGGAAACCTACCGTCTGCTCCACCACCAGCCACCTTCCCTCATGTGACACCAAAcctgcctcctccacctgctCTGAGACCCCTTAACAATGCTTCAGCCTCTCCTCCTGGCCTGGGGGCCCAGCCACTACCCGGGCATCTGCCCTCTCCCCATGCCATGGGGCAGGGTATGGGTGGACTTCCTCCTGGCTCAGAGAAGGGCCCCACTCTTGCTCCCTCACCCCATCCTCTGccacctgcttcctcctcttctgccccAGCCCCCCCAATGAGGTATCCATATTCGTCCTCTGGTAGTAGCTCGGCAGCAGCCTCCTCTTCcagttcttcctcttcctctgcttcccagTACCCAGCTTCCCAGGCATTGCCCAGTTATCCCCACTCCTTCCCTCCTCCGACGAGCCTGTCTGTCTCTAATCAGCCACCTAAGTATACTCAGCCTTCCCTTCCATCCCAGGCTGTGTGGAGCCAGggtccccccccacctcctccctatGGCCGTCTCTTAGCCAACAGCAATGCTCACCCaggccccttccctccttctaCTGGAGGCCAATCCACAGGCCACCCACCAGCCCCAacacaccaccatcaccaccagcaacaacagcagcagcagcagccgccgccgcagtcgcagcagcagcagccgcagcagcaacagcaacagcATCATGGGAGCTCTGGGCCCCCTCCCCCTGGAGCATATCCCCACCCCCTGGAGAGCAGTAGCTCCCATCATGCCCATCCTTATGCCATGTCTCCCTCCCTGGGGTCTCTGAGGCCCTACCCGCCAGGGCCAGcacacctgcccccacctcacGGCCAGGTGTCCTACAGCCAAGCAGGCCCTAATGGgccccctgcctcttcctcttcttccaacgcctcctcctcctcttcctctcaaggATCCTACCCATGTTCACACCCCTCCCcgtcccagggcccccagggagcTCCCTACCCCTTCCCGCCGGTGCCTCCGGTCACCACCTCCTCGGCTACGCTTTCCACGGTCATTGCCACAGTGGCTTCCTCGCCAGCAGGCTACAAAACAGCTTCCCCACCTGGGCCCCCGCCGTATGGAAAGAGAGCCCCGTCCCCAGGGGCCTACAAGACCGCCACCCCACCGGGGTACAAGCCGGGGTCACCTCCCTCCTTCCGAACGGGAACCCCACCCGGCTACCGAGGCGCCTCGCCGCCCGCGGGCCCAGGGACCTTCAAGCCGGGCTCGCCTACGGTGGGGCAGGGCCCCTTGCCACCTGCCGGGCCTGCAGGCCTGTCATCCCTGCCACCACCGCCTGCAGCCCCCGCCTCGGGGCCGCCCCTGAATGCCACGCAGATCAAACAAGAGCCAGCCGAAGAGTATGAGACCCCCGAGAGCCCAGTGCCCCCGGCCCGTAGCCCCTCGCCCCCTCCCAAGGTGGTAGACGTGCCCAGCCACGCCAGCCAGTCGGCCAGgtgagccggggggggggggggggggggggggaggttgggCCTGGAATGGGGGATGAAGATGGGGAGAGACCGGTGGAGGCCCAAGAGGGAACGCTGCCTTCCTGCGGTGCTTTTCAAAGCTGACTCCGGAGCCCTGCGTCCCCCTGGCGGTGTGCGCAGGCGGGCACGGGGCAGGGTCCGCGCGGGACCGCTCCGGCCGCTCGCAGGGGCCTAAGCGCGCGCCGCCCTTGCGCCCGGCAGGTTCAACAAGCACCTGGACCGCGGCTTTAACTCGTGCGCGCGCAGCGACCTGTACTTCGTGCCGCTGGAGGGCTCCAAGCTGGCCAAGAAGCGGGCCGACCTGGTGGAGAAGGTGCGGCGCGAGGCCGAGCAGCGCGCGCGCGAAGAGAAGGAGCGCGAGCGCGAGCGGGAGCGCGAGAAGGAGCGGGAGCGCGAGAAGGAGCGCGAGCTGGAACGCAGCGTGGTGAGTGCGTCACCACACGCGCCGCCCGCCTCCCGGCCCCTCCTCCGCGCCGCGCAGGGAGGGTCgagggccgggggggcgggggtggtcaTTGCGCCTCCTGTCGGAGAGGAGGAAGCACGGCGGCCCCGGGAGTGGAGGCGGAAGGATCCCGCGGGAGGAATCCTGGCGCTCCTGCGTTGGTGGAAGGGCAGTTCAGATCAGAGTCCctgtgggtggtggggagggccgACATCGGGAGAGGGCTTAGGGGAGCGCCTGCTGCGCTGGGCCGGCAAGCAGAGGGCCTTCAGCTGGTGAGACAAGTGAGCGGCTCGAGGCCAGCCCCGGTTCCCAGACCTGCCCTTTTgactctgtttctccctgtgtcccACAGAAGTTGGCTCAGGAGGGCCGGGCGCCAGTGGAGTGCCCATCTCTCGGCCCGGTGCCCCATCGCCCTCCATTTGAGCCGGGCAGTGCCGTAGCTACGGTGCCCCCCTACCTGGGTCCTGACACTCCGGCCCTGCGCACGCTCAGTGAATACGCCCGGCCCCACGTCATGTCTCCTGGCAATCGCAACCATCCTTTCTACGTGCCCCTAGGGGCAGTGGACCCGGGGCTTCTGGGTTACAATGTCCCGGCCTTGTACAGCAGTGACCCAGCAGCCCGGGAGAGGGAGCGGGAAGCCCGTGAACGAGACCTTCGTGACCGCCTCAAGCCTGGCTTCGAAGTGAAGCCCAGTGAGCTGGAACCCCTGCATGGGGtccctgggccaggcctggaTCCCTTCCCCCGACACGGGGGCCTGGCTCTGCAGCCTGGCCCACCTGGCCTGCACCCTTTTCCCTTTCATCCGAGTCTGGGGCCCCTGGAGAGAGAACGTCTAGCGCTGGCAGCTGGGCCAGCCCTGCGGCCTGACATGTCCTACGCCGAGCGTTTGGCAGCTGAGAGGCAGCATGCAGAAAGGGTGGCAGCTCTGGGCAATGACCCACTGGCCCGGCTGCAGATGCTCAATGTGACCCCCCATCACCACCAGCACTCCCACATCCACTCCCACCTGCACCTCCACCAGCAGGATGCCATCCATGCAGGTGAGACTCCTTTGTCTTGGTCCCTGGGGGCCACCTTGATCCCTGTAAGTGATTGGGCTCTTCGGTTGCTCAGGCCAAGACATCCCTCTAGTCTGGCATGAGCCTCTCTTCAGGGATTGCTCCCCTGATCTTTGCCTCCCTGTCACCCTCCACCTTCTCATGCCCCAGCCTTGCCACAGAGACTAATAACCCACACCCCACCCCTCTTCAGAGTCTAGCATTCCTCCATGATAGAGGAAACCTTTGAGGGAATGCTACCTTTCTGCCCTCAGAGTCCCTCCCCTGCTTCACATACTTGTTTCCTTGCTTCTTTGGATTCAACTCTGTTGTCATTTCTAGCTGTCTTCTCTCCTCCCAGGTGGAGGTATTTCATGTTCTTGACCATCTCTAGATCTGCAACCTTCCAGAAAGAGCTCTATAGCTTTGGCTGGGGATTTCATAGGCGCTAGTGATCTTTATTATCCTTTTGCCATATTTCTTACTGTCCAGAACATTGCCTGATCTAGCCTTATAGTCACGGTTATTCCAGGCtcccttgtgctttctctctcttaaccaactctctccctgtctttctaaACTTTCTGCGCCACCCCCCCAAGCAGTCCATGTCTCTCCTTTCAGATCCCTCTGACAACTGTAATGTTCTGTTCTCTGCCATCCATATATCCCTACTGCAGTAAGGTCATGTTCTGGCTGCCCACCAGGCTCCTAGTTCTCCCACTGCACCTCCTTGTTCCTCACTGGGTCTCCCTGTGTTTGATCATCCATCTCGTTCCACGCTTGGATCCTTTCACCCAAATGCATGGTTTTCCCCAAACCTGCCTTTTGGTGACACCTTCCTCTTCTCTACCCTCTAGCTTCTGCCTCTGTGCACCCTCTCATTGACCCCCTGGCCTCAGGGTCTCACCTTACCCGGATCCCCTACCCAGCTGGGaccctccccaacccccttcttcctcaccctctgcaCGAGAACGAAGTTCTTCGTCACCAGCTCTTTGGTAAGGATGGAGGAACGGGTGGGGAAGGTCTAATGAGAGAAGGGCAGGAAGGATGAATTTGGGTGGTGGGATTGGGCTATTTGGGcttggggaggggtgaggaggcaCCAGAGGGGCTGGGAATAGGAGAAGGAGGGCCCAAGCCCTCTGCCCAAGAGAGGCACAGATTTTAGTGCCAGGTGGAAGTTTGAATCCTGTCCACTATTGGCAACTTGCAGGTCTGGCTTTGCCCTGTTGTAGTGTCAGTTTGATGTAAGGTGGCTAGCTATCTCCACCAGTCATatgccctctgcccttcctgcccacaGCTGCTCCTTACCGGGACCTGccagcctccctctctgccccgaTGTCAGCAGCTCACCAGCTGCAGGCCATGCACGCACAGTCTGCTGAGCTGCAGCGCCTCGCGCTGGAGCAGCAGCAGTGGCTGCACGCTCATCACCCACTGCACAGTGTGCCGCTACCTGCCCAGGAAGACTATTACAGGTACCCCTGGACTCCCCTAGGCTGAGAGTGATGGGATATGAGCTTAGCCAGATGGGGGTGTGGGCAGCAGACTGCTGGGCTTCAggctcctgggggagggagggaacccCTCCTCCACCAGCCTCTAACTGGGGCTCGGTCAAGGTTGACCTCAGTCTTATGCCTCCGCTCTGCATCCCCTCTCCACCAGTCACCTGAAGAAGGAAAGTGACAAACCACTGTAGAACCTGCAATCAAGAGAGTACCCATGGCCCCTGCATCTGGACTCGGAGGCCCTCTGTCCCATCCGGCTGCCCAGagctgaggagggaggggtgCTGCTCCTTTGCAGAGTTTCAGcagctgggcagagggagggagggagggacagatggaaggCCAAGCCTCCTGTGGTAtgcagaggtggggaggtgaggtgaggggggggggggcagaaagcGCACAGTAATCTTGGGCCAGGTCCCTCTTTCTAGtccctctgctttcttcctccctgAAGCTCAACCCCCCTGGTGGCCAccgcccttcccccacccctttggTGTGATTATTTCATCTGTTAGATGTGGCTGTTTTGCGTAGCATCGTgtgctgcccccgccccgcccctcctcaGTCCCTGTGCGCGCGCCCCTTCTGCGATGTATggcccttgcccctcccccacattaataatttatatatataaatatctatatgacgctctttaaaaaatatcccaaccaaaaccaaacaaaaacatccTCACGACTCCCCAGGATGATGGCTGTGACTAGTTCTTTGCGGGTTATGGGgcggagttgggggagggggcgcggtgGGGAACTTGCCAGCGGTGCCTGAAGAGAAAGCTGTGGAACAAGTGGGTGTAGGGACCTTGGAGGGTTGCAGAGGAGCTCTTGGGagagcccagggccctggaacCTGGCTCTGCCGGAGGGGTACCCAGACCTGGTCCCTGCATCCAAGGCTGGGAAGTCCAGATGTGGAGGCGGGGGACGGGCACTCCTCGGACAGGGTCAGGTCTAAGAAGCCGCTGGCCCCACAGCTGGGAGCCACCAGAGGCCAGAATCCTTTCGGTCGGAGAGATTGAGAAACGCTTACGAAGCGGAGGAGCAGGGGCATAGTTTCATTAGGTTAAAGCGATTAGAACTCTAGAGGCGTTAAGTACCCCATGgtgtgggaagggggtgggagacCATTTCAGACGTCTAGAAGAGAGGAAGAATCGGAGGACGTTAGGCTGGAGCGCACAGCAGGGACCAGACCATCTTGGGAGAGCCGGAGAACCGCCTTAGCTCTCAGCCTTCATTGCTGCGAATCCCTTTCTCAAACATCTGAGGGGGTGTGGCCAGCCTTGCCAGCCAATCAGCTTCGAGTTAATTTGCATAGACTCGAATCAAATGTTCACAAACTCTAGAAATGAATGATATAAATAAGTTTCGTTTTcccctgtttttccttctgaaagTCACAATGTTGCCCGTTGGTTATACGTCAATCGAGATTAGGAAACACCACCCTGCGCTCACCCTCACCAAGAGTGGCATTCCTGGATACCCCATGGTCTCTCCAGGCCACTTCCTGTAGTGTTACAGCTCTTTTAGAATTTGTCTAGCAGGTTTTCCGGCCCTCGCCGGAAAACCCCCCCACGGCTCGTTGTCAACAATAGAGGGGTTTCAGCTGCGGAGGTCGGGGAGCCCGGGTGGTCTCCCTCCGAAGACGTTTGGGCGGTGGTGCCGCGCGGCGCCGAGAAGCTGCCTCTGCTTCCGGCCGCGGTGGATGCTGCTTCCCTTCCACCCCCGTCAGCCGTGAGagctcctctcccttctcccgaGCGGCTCTGGCCCCGCTGCACGTGCAGCGATTGTTACCCTATGGCGTCCGCCTCGGCCCCGCCCGCGGCCCTGAGCGCCGAACAAGCCAAGGGTGAGGAGCGTTCTAGCCGCCCGGCTGCTGGGGAACGGTGCGGGGGGAGGTACAGAGCGTGGGGTGTGGGTGCACCGGTACCCCCCTCCTCCAGGAGCCCTGGCCCCCTGGAGCGAGGGAGTTTATCGGGCTGCTATGCCTGCAGTCCACTAATTGCCTGCCCTCTTCCCTGCGTTGCCGGCCGGGCCCGCCTGCCCTGCTCCGCGCCTACCCCGGGGACGCGTCTGATCTCGCAGTGGTCCTGGCCGAGGTAATCCAGGCGTTCTCGGCCCCGGAGAACGCCGTGCGCATGGACGAGGCTCGGGACAACGCCTGCAACGACATGGGCAAGATGCTGCAGTTCGTGCTGCCTGTGGCCACGCAGATCCAGCAGGAGGTTATCAAGGCCTATGGCTTCAGCTGCGACGGGGAAGGTGGGTCGGCCTGGGAGTTGGGGTGGAGTGGATCCAGGAGAGGGCGCTGCATCCATCGGATCCTCCTCGTGTCACACGGAGGCAACCACAATCGGACTGATAGTATTGGGACCGACAGTATCGGCTGTCAGAGCCCTTCAGAGCCTAGTCTGAACTTGGGCCTGGTGAAGTCCAAAGTGCTTTTTGTGGTTACCAGTTATTATACTGTTATCCCATTgtaagatgaggaaacagactctaGTAGGAAACTAAGTGCCTGAGGTCACAGCAGAGCTGGACCTGAACCCTCTTCTGATAACTTGTAGTGGGATGTCTCCTGCAGCCCCTCTTAGGTGTTTTAGCTAATCTCTGTTGGAGGGTTGGCTGGTCAGTTTCCTTGATGAGATCATGGTGTTCCCCAAGGGTGCTTCTTGATTCTGCCGTGCTGGCCCATGGCCTTCCTGTGTGTGTTCAGGTTATAGATTTGGGGTCTTGTGCGTGTTCATGGGACTGAATCGCCAAAATGGTCCACGTGATTACAAGAAGCACACTGCTTTGGGATACTTCATTCATTACATCCCATCCGGTTGTGCCTTGTTTTGTAGACAGCTACCTGACCAGAGGGGGAGCAGCCAGTGACTCCTGCTCACGCTGCCCTCTCCTGATGTGTGGGCACACCTGTCCCCTGGGGGTGTGGGTTGATGTTCCACTTCTCTTTGCAGGTGTCCTTAAGTTTGCCCGCTTGGTCAAGTCTTACGaagcccaggatcctgagattgccAGCTTGTCGGGCAAGCTGAAGGCGCTGTTCCTGCCACCCATGACACTGCCTCCCCACGGGCCTGCTTCTGGTGGCAGTGTGGCTGCCTCCTGAGGCTTGGCCCTCCTCTGCAACACTGCCCAGGAAGGGAAGATCTTGACATTCCGGAGGATAATAAACGTGCCTGTGACAGCCTCAGCGTTAGTCTTTTGTGACCCTGACAACCCCCACCTCTTGGTCCCAGATTCCTTCCGCCATTCCAGGTTGCTTCATCTCCCTGTCCAGATCCTTCCTATGCTCCTGCTGGGAACAACCCTGCTGTGCTtcagggcagggtgggaggatggaCTTGCCCCTTAACACCCTGGTGGTAGGGATGGGGGTGGGCCTGCCCAGGTGGCGCCTCCTCTGAAGAGTGCAGCTTCCTGAGCTTTTTCAGAATCCCTTTAGCTTCTGTGTGCGGGGAGGCTCCCCCATTGGTTCATGTTCCCTTGGCCAGGGTTACTTCCTGGTCTTTGCTCCCACCCATCTTCCCTCCAGCAGCTCTGTCAGCCTAAGCTCCAGGTGGAGCTCCAGGTGGCTCCTCCCCTCCCAAGGGAGGGAGGTGAGGACAGGCGGGCCCTGGACTACTCAGTGGGgcctgagggagaggcaggtggctGTGGGCAGTCTGAGGTGCGGCCCTCCCACCGGTCCCTTTTCCTGGGATTATTAGACCAGTGGCTCATTGCTGTGGTGTCATTGGCCTGGCGGGCTGCATCAAGGAGGAAGTAGCCGAGCTCCCAGTGTTCTTCCTCACCTGTTTGTGCTGCTGTGCACAGCTGCGCCCAGGCTCAGCCCCACCCCTTGTGGCCCTCAGCCTGTGACTCTCCCGTCCCTCTGGGGAGATGCTGTCCCGTGGGTAAGTCCCCGGCTCCACCTGGATGCCACAGTCTCCTGTTAGGttgggagagaggggcagggttCATACTCCTCGCTGCTGGCAGGTGTGCAGACCATGAGTGTGTGAGATCTACCGCTGCCCCCTGGCCTGGGTTTGCTTCCTGGCCCTCCCTTGAGATGTGAGGAACTCCAGTCTCATTTAGGCTCCTCagccccttcctccttttctgtaGCACTTTCCCCCTGACAGATgtgtatttcttctcttcttgggTTGGTTG
This genomic interval from Vulpes lagopus strain Blue_001 chromosome 21, ASM1834538v1, whole genome shotgun sequence contains the following:
- the C21H12orf57 gene encoding protein C10, with product MASASAPPAALSAEQAKVVLAEVIQAFSAPENAVRMDEARDNACNDMGKMLQFVLPVATQIQQEVIKAYGFSCDGEGVLKFARLVKSYEAQDPEIASLSGKLKALFLPPMTLPPHGPASGGSVAAS